In Polynucleobacter ibericus, a genomic segment contains:
- the ahpF gene encoding alkyl hydroperoxide reductase subunit F → MLDTNIKSQLKVYFEKIVSPIVLVASVDGGDSSKQMLELLNEVAEQSDKITVKTDGTAEHIPSFTVSKQDQAARITFAGLPMGHEMTSFILAILQASGYPAKVEQEVIERIIKLDSKLSFQTFISLSCHNCPDVVQALNLMAALNPNVTHEMVDGALYQSLVDQHQIMAVPTVILNGEVFGQGRMTVEEIVAKLDTASPKEEAAKLSAKDPYDVLVIGGGPAGAAAAIYAARKGIRTGIVAERFGGQVMDTMGIENFISVKETEGPKLVQALEQHVKSYEVDIMNLQRASALRKTDHGIAVELVNGAVLTSKSVIVSTGARWREMNVPGEQEYRGKGVAYCPHCDGPLFKGKRVAVIGGGNSGVEAAIDLAGIVSHVTLIEFDSKLRADAVLQRKMASMPNVTVIMSALTKEVLGEGGKVNGLRYQDRVNNTEHTIELEGIFVQIGLLPNTDWLKGTIDLSKHGEVIVDAKGETSLPGVFAAGDCTTIPYKQIIIAMGEGAKASLGAFDYLIRSSVAEPQEAVAA, encoded by the coding sequence ATGCTCGATACCAATATCAAATCCCAATTAAAGGTTTATTTTGAAAAGATCGTTAGCCCTATCGTTTTAGTTGCTAGCGTAGATGGAGGAGACAGCTCCAAGCAAATGCTCGAGCTCTTAAATGAAGTAGCAGAACAATCCGATAAGATCACCGTCAAAACAGATGGCACGGCTGAACACATCCCTAGCTTTACTGTTAGCAAGCAAGATCAGGCTGCACGCATCACCTTCGCTGGCCTACCCATGGGTCATGAGATGACCTCTTTCATCTTGGCTATTTTGCAAGCTAGTGGTTATCCAGCCAAAGTAGAGCAAGAGGTGATCGAGCGCATTATTAAATTGGATAGCAAGCTCAGCTTCCAGACATTTATTTCCTTGTCTTGCCATAACTGCCCTGATGTTGTGCAAGCACTCAATCTCATGGCAGCCCTCAATCCAAACGTAACCCATGAAATGGTTGATGGTGCGCTGTATCAAAGCTTAGTGGATCAACATCAAATCATGGCTGTACCAACCGTCATTTTGAATGGCGAGGTATTTGGTCAAGGACGCATGACTGTAGAGGAAATAGTCGCCAAGCTTGATACTGCAAGTCCTAAAGAAGAAGCTGCAAAACTCTCTGCTAAAGACCCATATGATGTTTTAGTCATTGGTGGCGGACCTGCCGGTGCGGCTGCGGCAATTTATGCCGCTCGCAAAGGTATTCGCACTGGTATCGTGGCCGAACGCTTTGGTGGTCAAGTCATGGACACTATGGGCATTGAAAACTTTATCTCTGTTAAAGAAACTGAAGGGCCTAAGTTAGTTCAAGCACTTGAGCAGCATGTAAAAAGTTATGAAGTCGACATCATGAACTTACAGCGCGCTAGTGCATTACGCAAAACAGATCATGGTATTGCAGTGGAATTGGTGAATGGCGCAGTTCTCACCAGCAAATCTGTCATTGTGAGTACTGGCGCCCGCTGGAGAGAGATGAATGTTCCTGGCGAACAAGAATATCGCGGCAAAGGTGTTGCCTATTGCCCTCACTGCGATGGCCCGCTCTTTAAAGGCAAGCGTGTTGCCGTCATTGGTGGCGGTAATTCTGGTGTTGAAGCTGCAATTGATTTAGCGGGTATCGTTAGTCACGTCACCCTAATTGAATTTGACAGTAAATTACGTGCTGACGCGGTCTTGCAAAGAAAGATGGCTAGCATGCCCAATGTCACCGTGATTATGAGCGCGCTCACTAAAGAAGTATTAGGTGAAGGCGGCAAAGTAAATGGCTTACGTTATCAAGACCGCGTGAACAATACTGAGCATACGATTGAACTTGAAGGTATCTTTGTGCAAATTGGTTTATTGCCAAATACTGACTGGCTCAAGGGCACCATTGACTTATCCAAGCACGGTGAAGTGATTGTCGATGCTAAAGGCGAAACTTCATTGCCTGGTGTATTTGCAGCCGGTGATTGCACAACGATTCCGTATAAGCAAATCATCATCGCAATGGGTGAAGGCGCAAAGGCCTCACTTGGAGCATTTGACTACCTCATCCGCTCTTCAGTTGCTGAACCACAGGAGGCAGTTGCTGCATAA
- a CDS encoding DUF1622 domain-containing protein has product MNQIEIIRAVSDVMDALGVAVVSLGVLWGLFCFAKGLITQTIDIAYKTFRIQIVRSLILGLEVLVAGDVIRTVAISPTMTSVAVLGAIVLIRCFLSWSLTLEIDGRWPWQAPRPGQSD; this is encoded by the coding sequence ATGAATCAAATTGAAATTATTCGAGCCGTCAGTGATGTGATGGATGCTCTTGGGGTTGCGGTTGTATCGCTAGGCGTTTTATGGGGCCTTTTCTGTTTTGCCAAGGGCTTAATTACTCAGACTATAGATATTGCTTATAAAACTTTTCGCATTCAGATAGTGCGATCCCTCATATTGGGTCTAGAAGTTTTAGTTGCTGGCGATGTGATCCGTACTGTAGCAATCAGTCCAACAATGACTAGTGTGGCGGTATTGGGAGCTATCGTATTGATTCGTTGCTTCCTCAGTTGGTCATTAACTCTAGAGATCGATGGTCGTTGGCCATGGCAAGCACCTAGGCCCGGTCAATCTGATTAG
- a CDS encoding NAD(P)H-dependent oxidoreductase: MSLIEKLQWRYATKKMDPTKSVPLEKVEKILEAIRLTASSSGLQPYEILVITNKVIREKIKAIAWNQTQIVDSSYLLVFAAWDTYTADRINQAFDMTETIRNFKSEAGDIYRQKLLSTYPTQDLETNYNHAAKQAYIGLGTALIAAAYEQVDCTPMEGFDPIVLDEILNLKAKGLRSVVMLPLGYRNADQDWLLGLKKVRKPKESFITWIE, translated from the coding sequence ATGAGCTTAATTGAAAAACTCCAGTGGCGCTACGCTACTAAAAAGATGGACCCAACAAAATCTGTGCCTCTTGAAAAAGTAGAGAAAATCCTGGAAGCCATTCGCTTAACTGCTAGCTCCAGTGGTTTGCAGCCATATGAAATTCTAGTGATCACCAATAAAGTCATTCGTGAAAAAATTAAAGCGATCGCCTGGAATCAAACGCAAATTGTTGACTCGTCTTATTTACTCGTGTTTGCTGCGTGGGACACCTATACAGCAGATCGAATTAATCAAGCATTTGATATGACTGAAACGATTCGCAACTTCAAAAGTGAAGCTGGTGATATCTATCGTCAAAAGCTGCTAAGCACCTACCCTACACAAGATCTTGAAACCAATTACAACCATGCTGCTAAGCAAGCTTACATTGGCCTGGGGACCGCACTTATTGCTGCAGCATATGAGCAAGTAGATTGCACGCCAATGGAGGGTTTTGATCCCATTGTTCTAGATGAAATCCTCAATCTCAAGGCAAAAGGTTTGCGTAGTGTTGTCATGCTACCTCTGGGCTACAGAAATGCAGATCAGGACTGGTTGTTGGGTCTCAAGAAAGTGAGAAAACCTAAGGAAAGTTTTATTACTTGGATAGAGTAA
- a CDS encoding phasin family protein → MFQTQLNDQFAAAQAKAIENAKHLAQVAVESAQELAEINQAAAKDALVAAQDTSTQLLAIKDPQQLAKLAQPEAAQEAAKYAAAYQAKVNQVVRNGNKEVAQIVDASIDDARADLVNFVKEATKTAPAGSEAYVSAFKTAFETSLQQFDQVRATATDAFANFEKSVDAALANIQGQYAVAKPAAKSRKAAV, encoded by the coding sequence ATGTTTCAAACACAATTAAACGACCAATTTGCTGCTGCACAAGCTAAAGCTATCGAAAACGCTAAACATTTGGCACAAGTTGCTGTTGAAAGCGCTCAAGAATTAGCTGAAATCAACCAAGCTGCTGCTAAAGATGCTTTAGTTGCTGCTCAAGATACAAGCACACAATTGTTGGCCATCAAGGACCCACAACAATTGGCTAAGTTAGCTCAGCCTGAAGCTGCTCAAGAAGCTGCTAAGTACGCTGCTGCTTACCAAGCTAAAGTAAACCAAGTAGTTCGTAACGGTAACAAAGAAGTTGCTCAAATAGTTGACGCTTCTATTGATGATGCACGTGCTGATTTGGTTAACTTTGTTAAAGAAGCTACTAAGACAGCTCCTGCTGGTTCTGAGGCTTATGTTTCTGCATTTAAAACTGCATTTGAAACATCACTCCAACAGTTCGACCAAGTTCGTGCAACTGCAACTGATGCATTTGCTAACTTTGAGAAGAGTGTTGATGCTGCTTTAGCAAACATTCAAGGTCAATACGCTGTTGCTAAGCCAGCTGCTAAAAGCCGTAAAGCTGCTGTTTAA
- a CDS encoding linear amide C-N hydrolase — MKQKIIKKIVAASVSATLAFAPIAGNACTSFLLKGNDGGYAYGRTMEFGMPLASQLTTIPRGYALKGIGVDGKYGSGLNWNTKYAVAGMNALGLAEYVDGMNEKGLIGGLLNFPNSASYQAVTAANSSESINSVQVLTYVLTNFATVDEIKAGLQKIKVNGAKLPVYGNRTPPVHYTFHDANGKSIVVEYMKGQLTITDNPVTVLTNDPPFQDHLNNIGNYSNLSKVEKPPVVINGATFAAPSSGNGLHGLPGDYLSPSRFIRAVFLSSSVPTNFTTAQAASAAWHILGSFDIPPGSVTLPASNPYGGGAGGYETTEWSVVANNKEMTYSVKMYENTNVYSFDLKKMDVNAKDIKYTKLDKPKIVVPVN, encoded by the coding sequence GTGAAGCAAAAAATAATTAAAAAGATAGTGGCTGCTTCTGTGTCGGCTACTTTGGCTTTTGCCCCAATAGCAGGTAACGCTTGCACGAGTTTCTTGTTAAAAGGTAACGATGGTGGTTACGCCTATGGACGGACCATGGAATTTGGTATGCCGCTGGCTTCACAGCTGACTACGATTCCTAGAGGCTATGCCCTCAAAGGGATTGGGGTAGACGGTAAGTATGGGTCAGGCCTAAACTGGAACACTAAATATGCAGTTGCTGGTATGAATGCATTGGGCCTAGCAGAGTATGTTGATGGTATGAATGAAAAAGGCTTGATTGGGGGATTGCTGAACTTCCCAAATAGCGCCTCCTATCAGGCTGTTACTGCGGCGAACTCCAGTGAGAGTATTAATTCAGTCCAGGTGCTAACTTATGTTTTGACAAACTTTGCAACTGTTGATGAAATCAAAGCTGGACTGCAGAAGATTAAAGTCAATGGCGCTAAGTTGCCCGTATATGGTAATCGCACCCCGCCAGTTCACTACACATTCCATGATGCCAATGGAAAAAGTATTGTGGTTGAGTACATGAAGGGTCAATTAACGATTACCGATAACCCAGTGACTGTGTTGACGAATGATCCTCCATTTCAGGATCATTTAAATAACATTGGAAATTATTCCAATCTCTCTAAAGTGGAGAAGCCACCAGTAGTTATTAATGGCGCTACATTTGCGGCACCTAGTTCAGGCAATGGATTGCATGGTCTCCCAGGGGATTACTTGAGTCCAAGCCGCTTTATTCGTGCTGTATTTCTCTCAAGCTCAGTGCCTACCAACTTTACAACTGCTCAGGCAGCCTCAGCAGCATGGCATATTCTCGGGAGTTTCGATATTCCCCCTGGTTCAGTAACATTGCCTGCAAGCAATCCTTATGGTGGCGGTGCAGGTGGATATGAGACAACCGAGTGGAGCGTTGTGGCCAATAACAAAGAGATGACTTACAGCGTGAAGATGTACGAGAACACTAACGTTTATAGCTTCGATCTCAAAAAGATGGATGTCAATGCTAAAGACATTAAGTACACAAAATTGGACAAACCTAAAATTGTTGTACCAGTAAATTAA
- a CDS encoding OsmC domain/YcaO domain-containing protein: MEIKVNFLDKLRLEAKFDDFTVIADQPIRYKGDGSAPGPFDYFLASSALCAAYFVKLYCETRNISTENIRLSQNNIVDPENRYKQIFKIQVELPADISATDRQGILRSIERCTVKKVVQEGPDFVIEEVANLDADAQSLLTLKSGEGTNTYIPGKDLPLEQTIANMSGLLANLGIKIEIASWRNLIPNVWSLHIRDAHSPMCFTNGKGSTKESALASALGEYIERLSNNHFYAGAYWGEDIANADFVHYPNERWFKPGKKDALPTEILDDYCLAIYNPVDELRASHLVDTNSGNAERGICSLPYVRQSDGAEIYFPTNLIENLFVSNGMSAGNTLAEAQVQCLSEIFERAVKREILEGEIALPDVPYDVLAKYPGILAGIQSLEEQGFPVLVKDASLGGIYPVMCVTLMNPRTGGVFASFGAHPSLEVALERSLTELLQGRSLEGLNDLPPPTFSSEAVTEPNNFVEHFIDSSGIVSWRFFSAKSDYEFVEWDFSGKGEDSNAQEANTLFGILKDIGKEVYVAVYDQLGAISCRILVPGYSEVYPVEDLVWDNTNKALLFRKDILNLTNLDNAGLTALLDRLENNELDEYGDIATLIGIEFDENTVWGQLTVLELKLLIHLALKQFDEANELVGAFLQYNDNTVERKLFYQALSAALEVHLDEDLEMSDYEVNFRRMFGDARMEAVLGSIDGSVRFYGLTPTTMELEGLDRHHRLLDSYRKLHQARAAAANMDALKSA, encoded by the coding sequence ATGGAAATTAAGGTCAACTTTCTCGATAAGCTTCGCCTTGAAGCGAAGTTTGATGACTTCACAGTAATTGCTGATCAACCCATTCGTTACAAGGGTGATGGTTCGGCTCCTGGTCCATTTGATTATTTCTTAGCTTCATCTGCTTTATGCGCAGCTTATTTTGTTAAGCTGTACTGCGAAACTCGCAATATATCGACAGAAAATATTCGCCTCTCCCAAAACAATATCGTTGATCCGGAGAATCGTTATAAGCAAATATTTAAGATCCAAGTTGAATTGCCGGCAGATATTTCGGCAACCGATCGACAGGGCATCTTGCGTTCAATCGAGCGTTGTACCGTCAAGAAAGTTGTACAGGAAGGTCCAGATTTCGTTATCGAGGAAGTGGCAAACCTAGACGCAGATGCGCAGAGCCTGTTGACTCTGAAGTCTGGGGAAGGTACTAATACTTATATTCCTGGAAAAGATCTGCCCTTAGAGCAAACGATTGCCAATATGTCTGGATTACTCGCAAACCTAGGCATCAAGATCGAAATCGCTTCGTGGCGCAACCTCATTCCGAATGTCTGGTCCTTACATATTCGGGATGCTCACTCGCCCATGTGTTTTACCAATGGTAAGGGCTCAACTAAAGAAAGTGCTTTGGCTTCTGCTTTGGGCGAATACATCGAGCGACTAAGTAATAATCATTTTTACGCAGGCGCCTATTGGGGAGAAGACATTGCTAATGCAGATTTTGTGCATTACCCAAATGAGCGTTGGTTTAAACCCGGTAAAAAAGACGCCTTACCAACAGAGATTCTGGATGATTACTGCCTAGCAATTTATAACCCAGTAGATGAGTTACGCGCTTCCCATCTTGTTGACACAAACTCAGGAAATGCAGAGCGTGGGATTTGTTCATTGCCTTATGTACGCCAGTCCGATGGCGCAGAAATTTATTTCCCCACCAACTTGATTGAAAACTTGTTTGTCAGCAATGGCATGAGTGCTGGTAATACCTTGGCAGAAGCCCAGGTGCAATGCTTGTCTGAAATTTTTGAGAGGGCAGTCAAGCGTGAAATTCTGGAAGGTGAGATTGCCTTACCGGATGTACCGTATGACGTTCTTGCAAAATATCCGGGCATCTTGGCAGGTATTCAGAGTTTGGAAGAGCAGGGCTTTCCGGTATTAGTTAAAGACGCTTCGCTAGGCGGTATTTATCCAGTTATGTGTGTAACTTTGATGAATCCCAGGACTGGAGGGGTATTCGCCTCTTTTGGAGCGCATCCAAGTCTTGAAGTGGCGCTTGAGCGAAGCTTGACTGAGTTACTGCAAGGCCGCAGCTTAGAAGGCTTGAATGATTTACCCCCGCCAACTTTTTCCAGCGAAGCAGTAACAGAACCTAATAACTTTGTTGAACACTTTATTGATTCTAGCGGCATCGTATCGTGGCGCTTCTTTAGCGCAAAGTCTGACTACGAATTTGTTGAATGGGATTTTTCAGGTAAGGGTGAAGACTCTAATGCCCAGGAGGCCAACACCTTGTTTGGCATTCTGAAAGATATTGGTAAAGAAGTTTATGTCGCTGTATATGATCAACTTGGAGCGATATCGTGCCGCATCTTGGTGCCAGGCTATTCTGAAGTGTATCCAGTGGAAGACTTGGTATGGGATAACACGAACAAGGCACTGCTATTCCGCAAAGATATTCTCAATTTAACAAATCTAGATAACGCTGGCTTAACTGCGCTCCTAGATCGCTTGGAAAATAATGAACTCGATGAGTATGGTGATATCGCTACACTGATCGGAATTGAATTTGATGAGAATACTGTTTGGGGTCAACTGACTGTACTAGAGCTTAAGCTCTTGATTCATCTTGCGTTAAAGCAATTTGATGAGGCAAATGAATTGGTAGGCGCCTTTCTGCAGTACAACGACAATACAGTCGAGCGAAAACTCTTTTATCAGGCTTTAAGCGCAGCTCTTGAAGTGCATCTGGATGAAGATTTAGAGATGAGTGACTATGAAGTCAACTTCCGCCGGATGTTTGGTGATGCCCGCATGGAAGCTGTGCTGGGATCAATTGATGGAAGCGTGCGCTTTTATGGATTAACGCCTACAACTATGGAGCTAGAGGGCCTAGATAGGCACCATCGTTTACTCGATAGTTACCGAAAATTACATCAGGCGCGTGCCGCCGCCGCTAATATGGACGCTCTAAAATCAGCGTAA
- a CDS encoding deoxyribodipyrimidine photo-lyase — MRIAIYWFRNDLRLSDNPAFLRACKEVDYLLPVYIHSPSIEEETAWGFPRVGKHRKVFLEESLHDLRNQLRSFGSNLFELSGNVLDVFEKIRAQSHANLIYCEQIEAPEELAQVSVLKDSGFEIFTEWQSSMLDPQALPFPLQEVPDIFTQFRQQV, encoded by the coding sequence GTGAGGATAGCAATCTACTGGTTTAGAAACGATTTGCGTTTAAGTGATAACCCAGCGTTTCTTAGAGCCTGCAAAGAAGTAGATTATCTTCTGCCTGTTTATATCCATTCACCCAGTATTGAGGAAGAAACGGCCTGGGGTTTCCCAAGAGTTGGCAAACATCGCAAAGTATTTTTAGAAGAGTCATTGCATGACTTAAGAAATCAACTCAGGTCATTTGGATCAAACTTATTTGAGTTGTCTGGTAATGTATTGGATGTATTTGAAAAAATTAGGGCGCAGTCTCATGCTAACCTAATTTATTGCGAGCAGATTGAGGCGCCGGAAGAGTTGGCACAAGTTTCTGTATTAAAAGATTCCGGGTTTGAGATATTTACTGAATGGCAATCCAGTATGTTGGATCCCCAGGCTCTGCCATTTCCTTTGCAAGAGGTGCCAGATATATTTACGCAATTTCGTCAGCAAGTTTAG
- a CDS encoding exonuclease domain-containing protein, whose protein sequence is MSSEECPLPDLAFVDIETTGSHFDRDRITEIGIKTLSNGEIQVWESLINPQTFIPQNIQRLTGISPAMVADQPCFAELAQKLKKELEGKIFVAHNARFDYGFIKASFKRVGIDFKPKVLCTVKLSRLLFPDQPRHNLDTIIGAHGLTVSARHRALGDADLLLQFWRVCESKFGQAKLHEVINQLIGNASLPPNIDQGLIDSIPDGPGCYIFYGDNKVPLYIGKSIALRSRVMGHFQGALTQRKEMKLSLQVRDIDWIETSGELGALILESRLIKERMPSMNIKLRRSKDLCAWSLELDAFGVLTPSLVTHHHLAPGLQENLYGLFYSKREAHSYLKAIAKKYHLCEALLGLEKRIEGKSCFGYQVKQCGGACVNLTSIELHNLQLKTAMELFKIKVWPYSGAIAIKEGGEMIVIDKWCYLGTAINQDELEELTQSGEAEFDLDIYKIVKKALSGAYQNQVIPIGCNK, encoded by the coding sequence GTGTCTAGCGAGGAATGCCCGCTTCCAGATTTAGCATTTGTTGATATTGAAACAACGGGGTCTCATTTTGACCGTGATCGTATTACAGAGATTGGAATCAAAACCCTATCTAATGGAGAGATTCAGGTCTGGGAAAGTTTAATTAATCCACAAACCTTTATCCCGCAAAATATTCAAAGACTCACTGGCATCTCTCCTGCCATGGTTGCCGATCAGCCTTGCTTTGCTGAGCTAGCCCAGAAATTAAAAAAAGAGCTAGAGGGAAAAATATTTGTTGCCCATAACGCTCGCTTTGACTATGGCTTCATCAAAGCCTCTTTTAAGCGGGTGGGGATTGATTTCAAGCCAAAAGTATTGTGTACCGTCAAGCTTTCGAGACTGCTTTTTCCAGATCAGCCGCGCCACAACCTTGACACCATTATTGGCGCTCATGGGCTAACAGTAAGCGCTAGACATCGCGCCTTAGGCGATGCTGATTTGTTGCTGCAATTTTGGCGTGTGTGCGAGTCCAAGTTTGGTCAAGCAAAATTGCATGAAGTGATCAACCAACTGATTGGTAATGCGAGCCTACCTCCAAACATAGATCAGGGATTAATCGACTCGATACCAGATGGTCCTGGCTGCTATATCTTCTATGGGGATAATAAGGTGCCCCTTTATATCGGTAAAAGCATTGCCTTGCGCAGCAGGGTGATGGGGCACTTTCAGGGAGCTTTAACGCAACGTAAAGAGATGAAGCTGTCTTTACAGGTTCGCGATATTGATTGGATTGAGACAAGTGGGGAGTTAGGCGCCTTAATTCTCGAGTCGAGATTAATTAAAGAGCGTATGCCTTCAATGAATATCAAGCTGCGCAGATCTAAGGATCTGTGTGCCTGGAGTTTGGAATTGGATGCATTTGGTGTGCTGACACCTTCCTTGGTGACCCACCATCATTTAGCCCCTGGCTTACAAGAGAATTTATACGGACTCTTTTATAGCAAGCGAGAAGCACATTCATATTTAAAGGCAATAGCAAAAAAATACCATTTATGTGAAGCATTGCTTGGTCTTGAAAAAAGAATTGAAGGCAAGTCTTGCTTTGGTTATCAAGTCAAACAATGTGGTGGGGCTTGCGTTAACCTTACATCTATTGAGTTACATAACCTTCAGTTAAAAACAGCGATGGAGCTCTTCAAGATAAAGGTCTGGCCATACTCTGGAGCCATTGCCATTAAAGAAGGTGGCGAAATGATTGTGATTGATAAATGGTGTTATCTAGGAACCGCCATTAATCAAGATGAGCTTGAAGAATTAACCCAGTCAGGAGAGGCAGAGTTTGATCTCGATATTTATAAGATTGTTAAAAAGGCCTTGTCAGGGGCTTATCAGAATCAAGTCATTCCGATAGGTTGCAATAAGTGA
- a CDS encoding RrF2 family transcriptional regulator, protein MEVTKAVKVALNTLVDIASHSIDGRLVPAPEIAKRQHLSVSRIELLLRPLRESGLVIAVKGRSGGYQLSMDPRIITIKDIVLAMNKIKKRKVEVSDIAKELYQSLEAYMMSCISNVTLASAIKDYIPRFSEAQTAPERKPYFPAESLKNDRQESKKKGEAQRVLKSSFKKVEESPRGPNSIFSFADYLNRSPSSN, encoded by the coding sequence ATGGAAGTTACCAAAGCCGTCAAAGTTGCACTAAATACCCTAGTGGATATTGCTAGCCACTCTATCGACGGGAGGTTAGTCCCCGCTCCGGAAATCGCAAAAAGGCAGCATTTATCTGTCAGCCGAATCGAGTTGTTGTTGCGCCCTCTGAGAGAATCAGGGCTGGTGATTGCAGTAAAAGGACGCTCAGGTGGCTATCAGCTATCCATGGATCCTCGAATTATCACGATCAAGGATATTGTTCTGGCGATGAACAAGATTAAAAAGAGAAAAGTGGAAGTATCAGACATAGCGAAAGAGCTGTATCAGTCACTTGAGGCTTATATGATGAGCTGTATCTCTAACGTTACCTTAGCTTCTGCGATTAAAGATTACATTCCAAGATTTAGCGAGGCTCAAACCGCTCCTGAGCGCAAGCCATATTTTCCAGCTGAATCCCTAAAAAATGATCGACAGGAAAGCAAGAAAAAAGGGGAGGCACAAAGAGTTCTGAAGTCATCATTCAAAAAGGTTGAAGAGAGTCCGCGTGGGCCAAACTCAATTTTTAGTTTTGCCGACTACCTCAACAGAAGCCCTTCTTCTAATTAA
- a CDS encoding DUF2244 domain-containing protein: MKRWQMRRNCALTPKQLLQFYIVLVCLSLIVAAGFFLAGVWVIPIFTAIELCAVTLGFLIYCRHALDCETIEIDGKRLIIKKFIGYKESVYEFNSQWAKIEPPIEGAKVFYISQSNLRVELGQFLRLEQQIPLIAAVRLHLG; this comes from the coding sequence ATGAAACGTTGGCAAATGCGCAGAAATTGCGCGTTGACACCTAAGCAGCTCTTACAGTTCTACATTGTGCTGGTGTGCCTGTCGCTAATAGTTGCAGCAGGTTTCTTTTTGGCTGGGGTGTGGGTCATCCCTATTTTTACAGCTATCGAGCTGTGCGCAGTAACTTTGGGGTTTTTAATTTACTGCAGACATGCGCTAGATTGCGAAACAATTGAAATTGATGGTAAACGCCTGATTATCAAAAAATTTATTGGCTATAAAGAGAGTGTCTATGAGTTTAATTCTCAGTGGGCCAAAATAGAGCCGCCCATTGAGGGCGCAAAAGTGTTTTACATCAGCCAATCCAATCTTAGGGTAGAGCTCGGCCAGTTCCTGCGACTAGAGCAGCAGATACCATTAATTGCCGCTGTTCGTCTGCACTTGGGCTAA
- a CDS encoding LON peptidase substrate-binding domain-containing protein, producing MTNSSPSPKKIPLFPLGTVLFPDGVIALKIFEARYLDMIKKCLREKTEFGVISIMKDQGDEDSTPIFSQIGTLAQIEDFDPVQPALYMTKSFGTQRFRLLNSSQNVNGLWIGEVELLDNDPVTPIANEHQGVAKLLNEIISVIQSEDLLGDAPFKKPFRVDDCGWVSNRLAELLPISLAQKNHLLAQTNPRIRLDLITEIIEDDDLRNLMMH from the coding sequence ATGACTAATTCCAGCCCTTCTCCTAAAAAAATTCCCCTATTTCCTCTAGGTACCGTACTGTTTCCGGACGGTGTGATTGCCCTGAAGATCTTTGAGGCGCGCTACCTCGACATGATCAAGAAATGTTTGCGTGAAAAAACCGAATTTGGGGTGATTAGCATCATGAAAGATCAAGGGGATGAAGATTCGACCCCTATATTTTCCCAAATCGGTACCTTAGCTCAAATTGAGGATTTTGATCCTGTGCAGCCCGCTTTGTACATGACAAAGTCCTTTGGTACACAGCGCTTTAGACTGTTGAATAGCAGTCAAAATGTAAACGGGCTTTGGATCGGCGAAGTTGAGCTTTTAGATAATGACCCCGTCACACCGATTGCTAACGAGCATCAAGGGGTCGCGAAATTATTAAATGAAATTATTTCAGTGATTCAAAGTGAAGATCTCTTGGGTGATGCGCCCTTTAAGAAACCATTCAGAGTAGATGACTGTGGCTGGGTTTCCAATCGCTTGGCAGAGCTCCTGCCAATCTCTTTGGCCCAGAAGAACCATTTGTTAGCGCAAACGAATCCTAGAATCCGATTGGATCTGATCACAGAAATTATTGAAGATGATGATTTAAGAAATCTCATGATGCACTAA